One segment of Marvinbryantia formatexigens DSM 14469 DNA contains the following:
- the dinD gene encoding DNA damage-inducible protein D, translating to MDEKKIGRLKKLFDDIIHKSEDGAIEFWYARELQPLLGYSRWENFELVIKKAMISCENAGGNVNNHFRGVTKMIKLAKNAERGIKEYVLTRYACYLIAQNGDVRKDEIAFAQSYFAVQTRKQELIEDRIKLIERLNAREKLRESEKRLSQNIYERGVDDAGFGRIRSKGDQALFGGFTTKDMKERLRVKENRPLADFLPTLTIAAKNLATEMTNYNVEQKELYGEAPITDEHVQNNSSVREMLGQRGIKPEDLPPAEDLKKLERRVKRDEKNLMKG from the coding sequence ATGGATGAAAAAAAGATTGGAAGATTAAAAAAGCTTTTTGATGACATTATTCATAAATCGGAGGATGGAGCAATTGAATTTTGGTATGCCAGGGAATTGCAGCCATTGTTAGGATATTCCAGGTGGGAAAATTTCGAGTTAGTTATAAAGAAAGCGATGATATCTTGTGAGAATGCAGGTGGAAATGTAAACAATCATTTTCGTGGCGTCACGAAAATGATAAAATTGGCGAAAAATGCAGAAAGAGGTATTAAAGAATATGTGCTGACACGTTATGCATGTTATTTGATAGCCCAAAACGGAGATGTGAGAAAAGATGAGATTGCCTTTGCTCAAAGCTATTTTGCTGTTCAGACAAGAAAACAGGAACTTATTGAAGACAGGATTAAGCTGATTGAGCGATTAAATGCAAGAGAGAAATTAAGAGAGTCTGAAAAAAGGCTGTCTCAGAATATTTACGAACGTGGGGTGGATGATGCTGGCTTTGGAAGAATAAGATCCAAGGGTGATCAGGCGCTTTTTGGCGGATTTACTACAAAGGACATGAAGGAACGTCTAAGAGTAAAAGAGAACAGACCTCTGGCAGATTTTCTTCCAACATTGACCATAGCTGCTAAAAATCTGGCAACAGAAATGACCAATTATAATGTGGAACAAAAAGAATTATATGGCGAAGCTCCTATAACAGATGAACATGTTCAGAATAATTCAAGTGTAAGAGAGATGTTGGGACAGAGAGGAATAAAGCCGGAGGATTTGCCTCCGGCAGAAGATCTGAAAAAGTTGGAACGCAGAGTAAAAAGAGATGAGAAGAATTTAATGAAAGGATAA
- a CDS encoding G-protein coupled receptor, whose translation MENRNSREYRETGRRTQKIRYEKRKKRNRILIIVCCIFLMLLAGFFIYYSLGTDRGQEPDSENIGTLGNVYEQIQANQGKAAFDEDSLTMEDLEALIVEAESIELNGYEQSDVEKLKQRIEEAQNVTDNPESDADINTIGVAYMNLSIAIDALTQEQ comes from the coding sequence ATGGAAAATCGAAATAGCAGAGAGTATCGGGAAACTGGTAGAAGAACACAAAAAATACGTTATGAAAAAAGAAAAAAGAGAAACAGAATTTTGATTATTGTGTGCTGTATTTTTTTGATGTTACTGGCAGGATTTTTTATTTATTACAGCTTAGGGACGGACAGAGGACAGGAGCCAGACAGTGAGAATATTGGGACACTGGGAAATGTATATGAGCAGATTCAGGCAAATCAAGGCAAGGCTGCATTTGATGAGGACAGTTTAACAATGGAAGATCTGGAAGCTTTGATTGTCGAAGCAGAAAGTATAGAATTGAATGGATATGAGCAGTCAGACGTAGAAAAACTGAAGCAGAGGATAGAAGAAGCCCAAAATGTGACTGACAATCCGGAATCAGATGCAGATATAAACACGATTGGTGTTGCCTATATGAATCTTTCCATTGCGATTGATGCATTGACACAAGAGCAATAG
- a CDS encoding ATP-binding cassette domain-containing protein encodes MNKKIGYTQVVWEITRLLQKAESLEDALRASLEEVVKAVGAEAGTIWFYNASGDKRIYPSFWIGGADLTGLSLAPGEGIAGTVVKEGKSTVVRDCQKDERWAGRFDEATGFVTKSMVCVPLVNKYEVIGCIQIINKKDGSLYNDEDVSLCENLAMLTAIAVDGRGLNLGFAETKKSIISLRDVKKTFGEGENQIQVLKGVNLDIREGEFLVILGESGCGKSTMLNIIGGMDQLTSGTFLFDGEDYSHADDKKLTMYRRNSVGFIFQAYNLMPTLTAEENLDFIGELCEEPMDSAEALDRVGLSKRRDNYPAQMSGGQQQRVSIARALVKKPRIILADEPTAALDYETSIEVLTVLEEVIKSGTTLLMVTHNEEIAKMANRVIRMKGGVVAEVIMNRHPASAKELVW; translated from the coding sequence ATGAATAAAAAAATCGGTTATACGCAGGTGGTCTGGGAGATTACCAGGCTGCTTCAGAAAGCGGAATCTCTGGAGGATGCGCTGCGTGCCAGCCTGGAAGAGGTGGTAAAGGCGGTCGGTGCGGAAGCGGGTACCATCTGGTTTTATAATGCGTCCGGGGATAAGAGAATTTATCCGTCCTTCTGGATTGGCGGGGCGGACTTGACAGGGCTCAGTCTGGCTCCGGGAGAGGGAATTGCAGGAACCGTGGTAAAAGAAGGAAAATCTACCGTGGTCAGGGACTGTCAGAAGGATGAGCGCTGGGCAGGGCGGTTCGACGAGGCGACAGGGTTTGTGACAAAGAGCATGGTCTGTGTTCCTTTGGTAAATAAATATGAGGTGATTGGCTGTATCCAGATTATCAATAAAAAGGACGGCTCTCTGTACAATGACGAGGATGTCAGTCTCTGCGAGAATCTGGCGATGCTTACCGCAATCGCGGTGGATGGACGCGGGCTGAATCTGGGCTTTGCTGAGACAAAAAAATCCATCATTTCTCTGCGTGATGTGAAAAAGACCTTCGGAGAAGGGGAAAATCAGATACAGGTGCTGAAGGGCGTGAATCTTGATATCCGCGAGGGCGAATTTCTTGTCATCCTGGGAGAATCCGGCTGCGGAAAATCTACGATGCTGAATATCATCGGCGGTATGGACCAGCTTACGTCGGGTACCTTTTTGTTTGACGGGGAGGATTATTCCCATGCGGACGACAAAAAGCTGACTATGTACCGGAGAAATTCGGTGGGCTTTATTTTCCAGGCATATAATCTGATGCCCACACTGACGGCGGAAGAAAATCTTGATTTTATCGGAGAACTCTGCGAGGAGCCTATGGATTCTGCGGAGGCGCTGGACCGTGTGGGGCTGTCAAAACGTCGGGATAATTATCCGGCGCAGATGTCGGGCGGACAGCAGCAGCGCGTATCCATAGCACGCGCCCTTGTGAAAAAGCCGCGGATCATTCTGGCGGATGAGCCGACTGCGGCGCTGGATTATGAGACGAGTATCGAGGTGCTTACCGTTCTGGAGGAGGTCATCAAATCCGGCACGACGCTTCTGATGGTCACACATAATGAGGAAATCGCAAAAATGGCGAACCGTGTCATCCGCATGAAGGGCGGAGTGGTTGCCGAAGTGATTATGAACCGGCATCCTGCCAGTGCAAAGGAGTTGGTATGGTAA
- a CDS encoding S8 family peptidase, translated as MATDQKIENLLNLALDTTPEEREKSLTLNVGFDTQDQQWDLIVKYSGSLQKFREQGIRVAELANGYAVVTIAQSMISYFSAQPEIEYVEKPKRLFFSVRQGRTASCMDALQITEAAGTLLNVPETSPVTDRQSEDASAGENGGRVLPLLGQGILVAVIDSGVDYTHPDFRNPDGSTRILAIWDQSVAGNPPEGYTLGTEYTKAQIDEALRSGQRLPTRDISGHGTEVLGIAAGNGRTSIPGRQQRAAGNVVTDPAQPEFGSERGVVPLAHILVVKLGNPKPESFPRTTELMQALDYVYRRAQEWRLPVAVNLSFGNVYGPHNGTSLLETYIAELADRWKSVICIGTGNEGSTAGHASGILRQGELREVQMGVASFERTINVQLWKSYSDEFGVLLISPEGQIIGPMPENLGPQRYIAGGTELLVFYGKPSPYSISQEIYFDFLPVGDYIDSGIWRFHLAPRRVVDGRYDMWLPQAEALNRGTRFYEPSVENTLTIPATARNIVAVGAYDSRSLTYAPFSGRGNPPGQPLTSGATVVKPDIVAPGVNIRTTAVGGGYTSVTGTSFATPFATGAAAMLMQWGIVNGNDDYLYGEKVRAYLRRGARPLPGFAQYPNSQVGYGALCVRDSLPV; from the coding sequence ATGGCAACAGACCAGAAAATTGAAAATCTTTTAAATCTTGCGCTCGATACAACGCCGGAGGAACGGGAAAAGTCGCTTACGCTGAATGTTGGATTCGATACGCAGGACCAGCAATGGGATTTAATTGTAAAATATTCGGGCAGCCTGCAGAAATTCCGTGAACAGGGTATCCGCGTGGCGGAGCTGGCAAATGGTTATGCGGTTGTTACGATTGCGCAGTCAATGATTTCTTATTTTTCTGCGCAGCCGGAAATTGAATATGTTGAAAAACCGAAGAGGCTGTTCTTCTCTGTACGACAGGGGAGGACAGCTTCTTGCATGGATGCGCTGCAGATTACGGAGGCGGCAGGGACGCTGCTGAATGTGCCGGAGACGTCGCCTGTTACAGATAGACAATCTGAAGATGCATCTGCCGGGGAGAATGGAGGAAGAGTGCTTCCGCTGCTGGGACAGGGAATTCTGGTTGCCGTGATTGATTCCGGGGTGGATTACACGCATCCGGATTTTCGCAATCCGGATGGCAGTACCCGCATTCTGGCAATCTGGGACCAGAGTGTTGCCGGGAATCCGCCGGAGGGATATACGTTGGGAACGGAGTATACAAAGGCGCAGATTGATGAGGCGCTTCGCAGTGGACAGCGCCTGCCCACGCGGGACATCAGCGGGCATGGTACAGAGGTACTGGGGATTGCTGCCGGCAATGGGCGTACGTCGATTCCCGGCAGGCAGCAGCGGGCAGCCGGTAATGTGGTGACAGACCCGGCGCAGCCCGAATTCGGATCAGAGCGCGGCGTGGTTCCGCTGGCACATATTCTGGTGGTGAAGCTGGGCAATCCGAAGCCGGAATCCTTTCCGCGTACGACAGAATTGATGCAGGCGCTGGATTATGTTTATCGCAGGGCGCAGGAGTGGCGTCTTCCGGTTGCCGTAAATTTAAGCTTTGGAAATGTTTATGGACCGCATAATGGTACCAGTCTTCTGGAGACTTATATCGCAGAGCTTGCGGACCGCTGGAAATCTGTTATCTGCATTGGAACCGGAAATGAGGGCAGCACAGCGGGACATGCGTCTGGAATCCTGCGGCAGGGGGAACTGCGGGAGGTGCAGATGGGAGTTGCCTCTTTTGAGAGAACAATAAACGTGCAGCTCTGGAAATCGTATTCAGACGAATTTGGAGTTTTGCTGATTTCTCCGGAGGGACAGATAATCGGACCGATGCCGGAAAATCTCGGACCACAGCGTTATATTGCAGGTGGCACGGAACTGCTTGTTTTTTATGGGAAGCCCAGCCCGTACAGCATTTCACAGGAAATCTATTTTGATTTTCTTCCTGTGGGGGATTATATTGACAGCGGTATCTGGCGCTTCCATCTGGCGCCGCGCAGGGTCGTTGACGGCAGATATGATATGTGGCTTCCACAGGCGGAGGCGTTAAACCGCGGAACACGTTTTTACGAGCCGAGTGTGGAAAACACGCTGACAATCCCCGCAACCGCCAGAAATATTGTTGCTGTGGGAGCATACGATTCCCGCAGCCTTACCTACGCACCATTTTCCGGAAGAGGCAATCCGCCCGGACAGCCGTTGACATCCGGAGCGACCGTGGTAAAGCCGGATATTGTGGCACCAGGCGTGAATATCCGCACAACAGCGGTTGGCGGAGGATATACCTCCGTTACGGGAACCTCCTTCGCGACACCATTTGCCACCGGAGCGGCGGCAATGCTTATGCAGTGGGGCATTGTAAATGGTAACGACGATTATCTTTATGGGGAGAAGGTTCGCGCCTACCTGCGCCGCGGAGCCCGCCCTCTGCCGGGATTTGCGCAGTATCCCAACAGCCAGGTGGGGTATGGGGCGCTGTGTGTGAGGGACAGTTTGCCAGTATGA
- a CDS encoding ABC transporter permease, which translates to MKKTRRKHLMRTIRKNGVSFFAVGFIAAVSIAIFLGFQSTADAILKKANRYFTENRLETLEISCANGITQEDIEAVAGWDGVDAVEGGYSAMILMDGSDEKVTLQALSLCSEMNDPVVLEGELPAAENEAAIEEKFAEEKGLQVGDEFTVSHDGSLVSDTFHVTSIINDPRYSCANVIDSRGKSTEGLGAASYYIELSREAFDTSYYEDCFSAAYVQNDSLGEIYYFSDQYAQEEAAFAEKTEELGAERAELRYTSLREEADTAIADAQAEIADGQAEIDDGQSDIAEAENELADAEAEIADTEEELELALAEIEAQLTNLGISTDLDEALEQMEALGEAALPLKNAVTEYQDGVRQLEEAKTEFTASQEELADARLELADAQEKLADAQAELADAQEEAADIQMKDWIVADRHEIGDVRGVETLVEGIYGLSYSMSVIFLLVAIIVCHAAITRMIDEQRALIGAQKALGFQSGEILTHYMLYNTLSGLLGVLIGYAASVGIVEVIVLYIYAPEFLIGSIPFGFEWKSALVSAVICLIVFWAATYMACAKLVRLPATTLLRGEVPVQGKKRFFENWKCYKRMNLYSRTMIKNVLNDKGRMATTIMGVVGCISLLVICFSLKFAIADSSVWQFDKYFLYDNRLVFDSSTGSAEEFEKILDEEGISYTLVQDKLENFRVDGGNWENGRIVAVDDAEELKDFMVLEDIKTKEVVDVPQDGLLVSRRCAEEYGLEAGSTVEFMDSEGGIREFKIAGVMEHYLSYHLFGTSGSYFEETMGEATDACVFLLNGDIDGLYERVKDIDGFLSLKDNSEFTANSAVIDPVIGICLLLSAVMALLVLLNQIAMYINRKARELAVMRINGYTLKETKAYVYKDNIVLTILGLLLGSGFGLALAYVVIRAVETGAIHYVRTPNIPACLYACAVGAFFALIVNLIALRKVKQLNLTNVSSN; encoded by the coding sequence ATGAAAAAAACAAGAAGAAAGCATCTGATGCGGACAATCCGCAAAAACGGCGTTTCATTTTTTGCGGTGGGCTTCATAGCGGCGGTCAGCATTGCGATTTTTCTGGGCTTTCAGTCTACGGCGGACGCCATTTTAAAGAAAGCGAATCGTTATTTTACGGAAAACCGTCTGGAAACGCTGGAGATTTCCTGCGCAAACGGTATTACGCAGGAGGATATTGAGGCGGTTGCCGGATGGGACGGTGTGGACGCAGTGGAGGGCGGCTACAGCGCCATGATTCTGATGGACGGCAGCGATGAGAAGGTTACGCTGCAGGCGTTGTCGCTGTGCAGCGAGATGAATGACCCGGTGGTGCTGGAGGGAGAGCTTCCGGCTGCGGAAAATGAGGCGGCGATTGAAGAAAAATTTGCTGAGGAAAAGGGGCTTCAAGTGGGCGATGAGTTTACGGTCAGCCACGACGGAAGCCTTGTTTCCGATACATTTCATGTAACGTCTATTATTAACGATCCGCGCTACTCCTGCGCGAATGTCATCGATTCCAGAGGAAAAAGCACCGAGGGGCTTGGCGCTGCTTCCTATTACATAGAGCTTTCCAGAGAAGCATTTGACACCTCTTATTATGAGGATTGCTTTTCGGCTGCTTACGTGCAAAATGATTCGCTGGGCGAAATTTATTATTTTTCGGATCAGTATGCGCAGGAAGAGGCTGCCTTTGCGGAGAAAACAGAGGAGCTGGGAGCAGAGAGGGCAGAGCTTCGCTATACCTCTCTCAGAGAAGAAGCCGATACGGCGATTGCGGATGCGCAGGCGGAAATAGCGGACGGACAGGCGGAAATTGACGACGGACAGTCTGACATTGCAGAGGCGGAAAATGAGCTTGCGGATGCGGAAGCTGAGATTGCAGACACGGAAGAAGAACTGGAGCTGGCGCTTGCAGAAATTGAAGCGCAGCTTACAAATCTGGGGATATCCACGGACCTGGACGAAGCGCTGGAGCAGATGGAAGCTCTTGGAGAGGCGGCTCTGCCTTTAAAGAATGCAGTTACAGAGTACCAGGACGGCGTGCGGCAGCTGGAGGAAGCGAAGACGGAGTTTACAGCTTCACAGGAAGAGCTTGCAGATGCCCGCCTGGAGCTTGCAGATGCGCAGGAAAAGTTAGCGGATGCACAGGCGGAACTGGCGGACGCGCAGGAAGAGGCGGCGGATATCCAGATGAAAGACTGGATAGTAGCCGACCGGCATGAAATCGGCGACGTCCGTGGCGTTGAAACGCTCGTGGAAGGAATTTATGGATTAAGCTACTCGATGTCTGTGATTTTCCTGCTGGTGGCGATTATCGTGTGTCATGCCGCCATTACCAGGATGATTGATGAGCAGAGGGCGCTGATCGGGGCGCAGAAGGCGCTGGGCTTCCAGTCCGGCGAAATTCTGACGCATTACATGCTTTACAATACCCTGAGCGGTCTGCTGGGCGTGCTGATCGGGTACGCGGCAAGTGTGGGAATTGTGGAAGTGATCGTACTGTATATTTATGCGCCGGAGTTTCTGATCGGCAGTATTCCGTTTGGCTTTGAATGGAAATCGGCGCTGGTGTCCGCCGTTATCTGTCTTATTGTATTCTGGGCGGCGACGTATATGGCGTGCGCGAAGCTGGTGCGCCTGCCGGCGACGACGCTGTTGCGGGGCGAGGTTCCCGTGCAGGGAAAGAAGCGGTTCTTTGAAAACTGGAAGTGCTATAAAAGAATGAATCTGTATTCCCGTACCATGATAAAAAACGTATTAAATGATAAAGGACGGATGGCGACGACCATCATGGGCGTGGTAGGCTGCATATCCCTGCTGGTTATCTGCTTTTCCCTGAAGTTTGCGATTGCAGATTCTTCCGTATGGCAGTTCGACAAATATTTTCTGTATGACAACCGTCTGGTTTTTGACAGCAGCACGGGCTCGGCGGAGGAATTTGAGAAAATACTGGATGAGGAAGGCATCTCCTATACGCTGGTTCAGGATAAACTGGAAAATTTCCGCGTGGACGGCGGAAACTGGGAAAATGGAAGAATCGTTGCTGTGGATGATGCTGAGGAACTGAAGGATTTTATGGTTCTCGAAGATATCAAAACAAAGGAAGTTGTGGATGTGCCGCAGGACGGACTGCTGGTTTCGCGCAGATGTGCGGAAGAATATGGTCTGGAAGCGGGCAGCACGGTAGAATTTATGGATTCGGAGGGCGGCATCAGGGAATTTAAGATTGCGGGCGTGATGGAGCATTATCTTTCCTATCATCTGTTTGGGACATCAGGCAGCTATTTTGAAGAGACAATGGGGGAAGCGACGGATGCGTGTGTATTTCTGCTGAACGGAGATATAGACGGATTGTACGAACGTGTTAAGGACATAGACGGATTCCTTTCGCTGAAGGACAACAGTGAGTTCACGGCAAATTCGGCTGTGATCGACCCGGTAATCGGAATCTGCCTGCTTCTGTCGGCGGTGATGGCGCTGCTGGTTCTGCTGAATCAGATCGCGATGTATATCAACCGGAAAGCGCGGGAGCTCGCCGTAATGCGTATTAACGGATATACTCTCAAGGAAACAAAAGCCTATGTCTATAAGGATAATATCGTTCTGACGATACTTGGTCTGCTTCTGGGAAGCGGGTTTGGTCTTGCGCTGGCGTATGTGGTAATCCGGGCGGTAGAGACCGGTGCGATCCATTATGTACGCACGCCGAATATTCCGGCATGTCTGTACGCCTGTGCGGTGGGTGCGTTCTTTGCTCTGATTGTTAATCTGATTGCGCTGAGAAAAGTAAAACAGCTGAATCTGACAAACGTGAGCAGTAATTAG
- a CDS encoding zeta toxin family protein, protein MSQKKPEVVVFAGPNGSGKSTFTELLKPPMDYINADEIKKNLKCTDLEAAQLAEKQREDHVEQMEEFCFETVLSTERNLKLLERAKEKGYFIRCYYVLTADPMINVLRVRSRVESGGHDVPEEKIISRYDRALALVKDLVKVCDVCHIYDNSGNRPFRIFKKRKEEVYYDECDDWYREDIQALTDVENMVNRNLN, encoded by the coding sequence GTGTCGCAAAAGAAGCCTGAGGTTGTAGTCTTCGCGGGACCGAACGGTTCAGGAAAAAGCACCTTTACCGAATTATTAAAGCCTCCTATGGACTATATTAATGCCGATGAAATAAAGAAGAATTTGAAATGCACGGATCTGGAAGCTGCGCAGCTGGCGGAAAAGCAGCGAGAAGATCATGTCGAACAAATGGAGGAATTTTGCTTTGAAACGGTTTTGTCAACGGAGAGAAATTTGAAATTGCTTGAAAGAGCAAAAGAAAAGGGATATTTTATCCGTTGCTATTATGTGCTTACGGCTGATCCGATGATTAATGTACTTCGTGTAAGATCCAGGGTAGAATCCGGAGGGCATGATGTGCCGGAGGAGAAAATCATTTCAAGATATGACAGGGCATTAGCATTGGTTAAGGATTTGGTTAAAGTATGTGATGTGTGCCATATTTATGATAATTCGGGGAATAGGCCGTTTCGTATATTTAAGAAGCGGAAGGAAGAAGTTTATTATGATGAATGTGATGACTGGTATCGGGAAGATATTCAGGCGTTGACGGATGTTGAAAATATGGTAAATAGGAATTTGAATTAG
- a CDS encoding type IV toxin-antitoxin system AbiEi family antitoxin domain-containing protein, giving the protein MKEGFSNRQIAGLAKEGYLEKVCHGYYWLDGKEEDKPSDYKCIEVCFSDPRAIVCMNSALYYQGEIKEEPEYWMLPQRGRTVAC; this is encoded by the coding sequence ATGAAAGAGGGTTTTTCAAATCGCCAGATAGCAGGCTTGGCAAAAGAGGGGTATTTGGAAAAAGTATGTCATGGATATTATTGGCTGGACGGGAAAGAGGAAGATAAACCATCAGATTATAAATGCATAGAAGTATGCTTTAGCGATCCCAGGGCGATCGTTTGCATGAACAGCGCGCTCTATTATCAAGGAGAAATTAAAGAAGAGCCGGAATATTGGATGTTGCCACAGCGCGGACGGACCGTAGCTTGCTGA